In Tenrec ecaudatus isolate mTenEca1 chromosome 4, mTenEca1.hap1, whole genome shotgun sequence, a single window of DNA contains:
- the PRR23B gene encoding proline-rich protein 23B: protein MESRRRARSPSPPAAPWGGPQAEGPRPAKLLRREEAEVQAAPPEVDDDGGVLTSTTLLALDCTVKVHLPEADLVLEPESSCVLRLSLQDHTLILPSEVFLNLAVEVSGGPTDSLGNVETSALLVSSGDEMAALQESLSSPTSDEVTEEEDGATEEEEYGATEEEEEYGATEEEEEYGATEEEEEYGATEEEEYGATEEEEEETTEEAEENLEFLQLWINPETGSEAELFPSSQEPEENPEFLQLWMDPEIGSEAELFPTSEEAEENLEFLQLWIDPETGSEAELFPPSGIQSPNPWAPVPEPLHARTLDSQLPGSFPSSPLHPVPDSPSPGPGERPWRSPRLACRAKRRLF from the exons ATGGAAAGCCGACGCCGAGCCCGCAGCCCCAGCCCCCCTGCTGCGCCCTGGGGTGGGCCTCAGGCCGAGGGACCCCGGCCGGCCAAGCTCCTCCGACGTGAGGAGGCCGAGGTCCAGGCTGCACCGCCCGAGGTTGACGACGACGGCGGGGTGCTCACCTCCACGACGCTCCTGGCTCTCGACTGCACCGTGAAAGTGCACCTGCCCGAAGCCGACCTGGTGCTGGAGCCCGAGTCCTCGTGCGTCTTGCGATTGTCGCTCCAAGACCACACACTCATCCTCCCCTCCGAGGTCTTCCTGAACTTGGCCGTAGAAGTTTCCGGAGGGCCCACCGACTCGCTGGGCAACGTGGAGACTAGCGCTTTGCTGGTCTCTTCTGGGGATGAGATGGCCGCGCTGCAAGAATCCTTAAGCTCGCCCACTTCA gatgaagtcACCGAGGAGGAGGATGGAGCCACCGAGGAGGAGGAGTATGGAGCcaccgaggaggaggaggagtatgGAGCcaccgaggaggaggaggagtatgGAGCcaccgaggaggaggaggagtatgGAGCCACCGAGGAGGAGGAGTATGGAGCcaccgaggaggaggaggaggagaccacCGAGGAGGCGGAGGAGAACCTCGAGTTTCTGCAGCTCTGGATCAACCCCGAGACTGGCTCAGAAGCTGagctcttcccctcctcccaggaGCCGGAGGAGAACCCCGAGTTTCTGCAGCTTTGGATGGACCCCGAGATTGGCTCGGAAGCAGAGCTCTTCCCCACCTCCGAGGAGGCGGAGGAGAACCTCGAGTTTCTGCAGCTTTGGATCGACCCTGAGACTGGCTCGGAAGCTGAGCTCTTCCCCCCCTCTGGAATCCAGAGCCCCAACCCATGGGCCCCCGTTCCAGAGCCTTTGCATGCCCGCACCCTGGACTCCCAACTTCCGGGGTCCTTCCCCAGCTCACCGCTTCACCCGGTGCCCGATTCTCCCAGTCCAGGCCCCGGAGAACGCCCCTGGCGCTCTCCTCGCCTCGCGTGCAGGGCCAAGAGACGGCTGTTCTAG